From the genome of Haloarcula taiwanensis:
CTCCGGTGTGAAATAGACAGCGGAAGAAGTATCAAATCTGATTCCACCGAAGCAAGGGGCGACACGAGAAGGAAACGCTTGTATCGCTGCCAACCGCCGCGGTATCTATGCACTTCTTCGACCGCCTCGCGGACCGCATCGCGACCGCCGACAGCGTGGTATCGGTCGGTCTCGACCCGGACCCCGACCGCCTCCCAGACAGCGTGCTGGACGCCGACCTCCCGCGCTGGCAGTTCAATCGCCGGATTATCGACGCGACCCACGAGCACGCCGCGTGCTACAAGCCAAACGCCGCCTTCTACGAGGACCCCGACGGCTGGCGCGCCCTCGAAGAAACCATCGCCTACGCACACGGCAAAGACGTGCCGGTCTTGCTGGACGCCAAGCGGGGCGACATCGGCAACACCGCACGGCAGTACGCCCAGATTCTCGACGACGAGGCAGGCCCCGCCGCCGACGCCATCACGGTCAACCCCTTTCTCGGACGAGACTCGCTGGAGCCGTTCCTCCAGTGCGCGGACAAAGGGGTGTTCGTTCTCGGGCGCACCTCGAACCCCGGCGGCGAGGACTTACAGGACCTCGAACTGGCCTCCGGCGAGAAACTGTACGAGCGCGTCGTCCACCTCGCTGACCTCTGGAACGGCAACGGGAACGTCGGTCTTGTCGTCGGTGCGACAAACCCCGACGAACTCGAGGAAATCCGCGAACTGGTTCCAGACATTCCGTTTCTCGTCCCCGGCGTCGGCGCGCAGGGCGGCGACGCCGAGGCCGCTGTCGAGCACGGCCTCGCCGACGGCGTCGGCCTCGTCAACTCCTCGCGGGGTATCATCTTCGCCGGCGAGGACGCTGACGCGCGGCGCGATGACTCTGGTGACGCGTTTTTCAAGGCCGCCGGCCAGTCGGCACGACAGCTCAAAGAGCGATTGAATCAATTCCGGTAGCTCGTATGGTAGCCGTACCTTCGTGGAGATATTCGCCAGTTCGAGGTGGCAACATTCGGTACGTGATTACAGCCGACAGTATCAGAAGCGGAACGTGTCCACGCCGTCAGGCATGTCTTCCGGCGAGACGCGGTCGCCCGGCCGACCGACCTCTGCGCCACACTCGACGCACATCCCGGTGTCGTCGTCCCAGTGGCGATCACAGACGAGTCGCCCGCACCTGTCGCAGGTGTGGTCCACGTCGGGGCGCTCACAGAGTTCACACAGTCCGGCGACGCTCATGATAGTGGGTAGCACAGCTGGCCGTTTGAATCTTTGGCGGTGTGAGCGTGCAGTGGTTCAGCAACCCGTGCCGGGACAGTCCCCGCCGGCCACGAAGTATTTCCCCGTGGCTATTCCTATCTGTAGTATGTTGCCACTCCTTCAGCTTGGAGCGCTGCCATCGCTGCCAGCGATACTCGTCGGCTTGCTGGCTATCGCCGTGGTCCTGCTGGTCGGTCGGCTCGTGATGAAGGTGGCGTGGCGGCTCGTTATCATCGCTATCATCGCCGTCGCCGTCCTCTGGATACTCGGACTGCTGGGCTTTCAGGTCATCTAGAGGCCGGCGAGGAAGTTCCGAATCACGTCGTGGCCGACCGCAGTCAGGACCGACTCCGGATGGAACTGGACGGCCTCGATGGGATATTCGCGGTGGCGGACACCCATCACCAGCTCTGTCCCGTCCTCGGTCTCCGTGGTCGCGCTGACGACGAACTCGTCGGGCACGTCCTCGGCGATGAGCGAGTGATAGCGCCCGCCCTGAAACCCCTGTTCCAGGCCCTCGAAGACCCCCGTCTCGTCGTGGTCGATAGGGAACGCCTTGCCGTGAATCGGCTCCGGCGCACGACCGATGCTACCGCCGTAGGCGTACACCGCCGATTCGAGGCCCAGACAGACCCCGAGCGTCGGCACGTCAGGGCTGACCTCGCGGAGGACCGCCAGCGTGACACCGACATCCCGCTCGTTCTTCGGATGGCCCGGCCCCGGCGACAGGATGATGGCGTCGGGGTCGAACGCCTTGACCTCGTCGAGCGTCGCGGTGTTGCGGACGACTTCGGTCTCTGCGTGTTCGGAGACGTACTCGACGA
Proteins encoded in this window:
- a CDS encoding orotidine-5'-phosphate decarboxylase — protein: MHFFDRLADRIATADSVVSVGLDPDPDRLPDSVLDADLPRWQFNRRIIDATHEHAACYKPNAAFYEDPDGWRALEETIAYAHGKDVPVLLDAKRGDIGNTARQYAQILDDEAGPAADAITVNPFLGRDSLEPFLQCADKGVFVLGRTSNPGGEDLQDLELASGEKLYERVVHLADLWNGNGNVGLVVGATNPDELEEIRELVPDIPFLVPGVGAQGGDAEAAVEHGLADGVGLVNSSRGIIFAGEDADARRDDSGDAFFKAAGQSARQLKERLNQFR
- a CDS encoding anthranilate/aminodeoxychorismate synthase component II (TrpG; with TrpE catalyzes the formation of anthranilate and glutamate from chorismate and glutamine; TrpG provides the glutamine amidotransferase activity) is translated as MSASQPAGVDAVRDDLRVLFVDNFDSFTYNLVEYVSEHAETEVVRNTATLDEVKAFDPDAIILSPGPGHPKNERDVGVTLAVLREVSPDVPTLGVCLGLESAVYAYGGSIGRAPEPIHGKAFPIDHDETGVFEGLEQGFQGGRYHSLIAEDVPDEFVVSATTETEDGTELVMGVRHREYPIEAVQFHPESVLTAVGHDVIRNFLAGL